From Gimesia panareensis, the proteins below share one genomic window:
- a CDS encoding DUF1559 family PulG-like putative transporter, producing the protein MENEAVATTRKPRRWQGELVGFTLPAIIVLMCAGVMFPIQAVFYLAVGWFLFLKRVLPAVTVSLSGIITAVVFLALLALFIQLLGTHLFRLLRNQEQIPASRYWQKRWTGVCLLLLVVAFTGGFAVVGVAHQSAWMVTGKQAAIETTRGESAWILSSRYSLRRIGLGVVNYSTGADHHIPSGIFRNGQPLHSWETEILPFLDQSEYRQKIDETQPWNSKRNSELFKHAFTTFIPPGAEQYNRQGYGLSYYSLNNHVFYPGSDARLDDIPDGLSHTLLGGEVSSRVRAWGDPINFRDPARGISQHDDGFGGPWRSGGANMLFLDGSARFINKDIDPAILKALATPDGGEDVSDFLEGR; encoded by the coding sequence ATGGAAAATGAAGCCGTTGCCACAACCCGGAAACCGAGACGCTGGCAGGGAGAGCTCGTGGGATTCACACTGCCTGCAATCATCGTGCTGATGTGCGCCGGCGTGATGTTCCCCATACAGGCGGTGTTCTACCTGGCGGTGGGCTGGTTTCTCTTTTTAAAAAGGGTGCTCCCCGCAGTGACTGTTTCCCTGTCCGGAATCATCACCGCGGTTGTGTTTCTGGCGTTACTGGCACTGTTCATCCAGTTGCTCGGCACTCATCTGTTTCGCCTGTTGCGAAATCAGGAGCAGATTCCTGCTTCCCGCTATTGGCAGAAACGCTGGACCGGCGTCTGTCTGCTCCTGCTCGTGGTTGCTTTCACCGGCGGATTTGCGGTGGTCGGTGTGGCACACCAGAGTGCCTGGATGGTGACAGGCAAGCAGGCGGCGATCGAGACCACACGCGGTGAAAGTGCGTGGATTCTTTCTTCTCGATACAGTCTACGAAGAATTGGTCTGGGAGTCGTGAATTATTCAACGGGAGCAGATCACCACATCCCCTCCGGTATCTTTCGCAACGGCCAGCCTCTTCACAGCTGGGAAACCGAAATCCTGCCTTTCCTGGATCAGTCAGAGTATCGACAGAAAATTGATGAGACGCAGCCCTGGAATTCAAAGCGAAATTCAGAACTCTTTAAGCATGCCTTTACCACCTTCATTCCGCCGGGGGCAGAGCAGTATAACCGCCAGGGCTATGGCTTATCGTATTATTCGTTGAATAACCATGTCTTTTATCCTGGCAGTGACGCCCGTCTGGATGACATCCCGGATGGTCTGTCCCACACCCTCCTGGGGGGCGAAGTCTCCAGTCGCGTGCGTGCCTGGGGAGATCCGATCAACTTTCGCGATCCCGCCCGGGGCATCAGTCAGCATGACGACGGCTTCGGTGGTCCCTGGAGGTCAGGCGGAGCCAACATGCTGTTCCTCGACGGCAGCGCCCGTTTCATCAACAAAGACATCGATCCGGCAATCCTCAAAGCCCTGGCAACGCCCGACGGCGGCGAAGACGTCAGCGATTTCCTGGAGGGAAGGTGA